The Candidatus Saccharimonadales bacterium nucleotide sequence TTGAGAAAGAAGGAGGCAAACGCTAATGGCTAAGAAATCTGCCGTCGCACGAGACGAAAAACGCAAGAAAATGATTTTGAAGTTTGCAGCTAAGCGTGCTGAACTCAAAGAACTAGGTGACCTAGAAGGTCTTCAGAAATTACCACTCAACAGCAGTCCAAGTCGCTGGAAGAACCGTGATATTCTTCACGGTCGACCACGTGGCTACATGCGTCGTTTTGGTCTGAATCGTATAAACTTCCGTGAAAAAGCCTCAAAGGGCGAAATTCCGGGTATTACTAAGAGTAGTTGGTAGGAAAGGAACGATATATGTCATTACAATCAACTGACCCCATCGCTGACCTACTGACTCGCATTCGTAATGCAGTCATGGTTGGTAAAAATGAAGTACGTGTTCCAGCAAGTAAGTTAAAGCTTGTTGTTGCGACGCAGCTTAAAAAGAATAAGTACCTGACAGACGTTAAAGTCGAAGCAGGAAAACCACGAGACACTATAGTTATTACTATCAATAAAACTGGCGAGAACTCAACAATCAATGAAATCACACGACTTAGCAAACCAGGTCGCCGTGTATATGTTGCTGCTGATGATATCCCACGTGTAAAAAGTGGTCGTGGACTTGTCCTCATTAGCACAAGCAAAGGCGTAATCACTGGTCACGAAGCGCGCAAATTGCGTCTTGGTGGTGAATTACTACTAAAGGTATACTAGAAAGTAAATTAAGGAGAATAATATGAGTCGAATCGGAAAACTACCCATTGACGTACCAGCCGGTGTGACAATCACGGTTGACTCAGATGTTATTTCAGTCAAAGGCCCTAAAGGCGAATTGACTGTTCCACATCTGAGCGACGTGACGGTTACCCTAGATGGTACACAAGCGACCGTTACTCGTAAAGATGACGAGCGTATTGCTAAAGCTCAACATGGTCTACAGCGTGCATTACTAAACAATGCAGTAGATGGTGTTACAAAAGGCTTTGAGAAAAAACTTGAAGTAAACGGTGTCGGTTTCCGTATTAACGGTGGTGGCCAAGCAATTGAAATGACACTTGGATTTTCACACCCAGTTAAATACACTGCGCCTACAGGTATTCTACTTACTGTCGAAAAAATGAGCATCACTGTATCAGGTATCGACAAACAAGCAGTAGGCCAAGTCGCAGCAGAAATCCGTTCACTAAAGAAACCTGAACCATACAAAGGTAAAGGTATTAAATATGCTGACGAAGTTGTACTTCGAAAAGCAGGAAAGACAGGTAAGTAGTTATGAATCAACTCGCTAAAAAACTGCTGAATAAATCGCTTCGTAAAAACCGTGTTCGCGCTAAAGTGAACGGTACTGCAGAGCGTCCTCGTCTAACTGTCACTATTAGTACAAAACACGTCAGTGCACAGCTTATCGATGATGTTGCACAGCAAACACTTGCAGCTAGTACAACTGTAGGTACAAAGCAAACAGGTTCACTAAGTGAGCAAGCATCATTTGTTGGTACTGATATCGCTAAAAAAGCTAAAAAAGCTAAGATTACGACAGTCGTCTTTGATCGCAATGGCCGCCAGTACGCTGGTCGCCTACATGCGCTCGCTGATGCGGCTCGTAAGGAAGGTCTGGAATTTTAATTATGGCTGAACAACAAACTACTGCTGCTCCAGCTCGTGCACCACGTCCTCCTCGCCGAGATAACCGCCGAGATCAGACGCCTGCAGAACCTAAGCAGTTTGAAGAACTAGTTATTAATATTGATCGTGTAGCACGTGTTGTAAAAGGTGGACGTCGTTTCCGCTTTAAAGCACTTGTCGTTGTGGGTGACCGCAAAAACAAAGTTGGTGTTGGTGTTGCTAAGGGTGCTGATGTTCAATCAGCTATCGCAAAAGCAACTGATGTTGCTAAAAAACACCTCATTACCGTTCCAATTAAAAATGAAACTATTCCACACGATGTTGAAATACGATTCAGTGGTGCACAGGTGCTACTAAAGCCAGCTGCACCAGGTACTGGTATTATCGCTGGTGGTGTCGTTCGTTCGATTATCGGTGTAACCGGTATCCGAAACATGCTAAGTAAATCACTTGGTTCAACGAATAAAGTGAACATTGCTTATGCAACAATTGATGCACTAAAATCACTTGTCCCACGTGATGAGTGGCTAAATGCACCTAAGAAAAAAGTTGTTGCTAAAAAAGCTGCCGCAGATACTTCAGATGAAGCAGCTGCCGAGGAGAAAAAGTAATGAAATATCACGAACTACAAATTACTCCAATTAAAAACAAGAAGCGCGTTGGTCGTGGTATTGCGGCTGGTCAGGGTAAAACTGCCGGTCGTGGTACTAAGGGTCAAGGTGCACGTACAGGTAAGAAATTGCCGACTATGTTCCAGGGTGGTCAGCGACCACTTGTCCAGGCGGTGCCAAAAGCTCGTGGCTTTAAAAGTAAACGAACCCCGGCTCAGGTTGTCTATCTTGATCACCTAAACGCGTTCAAAGGCAAAACTGTCGACAATGCGCTGCTATTTGCTGAAGGTTTGATTGCGACACCTTTCCAAGCAGTGAAGGTCATCGTTCGCGGTGAACTTACCGAAAAGGTGACATTACACGTTAGTGGCGCAAGTAAAACCGTTCAAGCTGCTATCGTAAAAGCAGGTGGTACGTATGTAAAAACTGCGACACCACTCAAGAAAAGTACGAAAGAAGCAGAAAAAGAAGACAAATAACCATTGTTGTTACATTTCTCGTAGTATACTTAATAAAAGAATACTACGAGGAGTAGTAAGAACTAACATTTAGAGAGGGTAAAACTCGACCGTGAACTGGAAAACCATCTTTCGATCATTCAAGAATAAAGACATGCAAAAACGTCTTGTTATTGTCATTGGAATCATTATAGCCTATCGCTTCTTAGCGCACATTCCTGTGCCACTTGCAGAACCGACGAAACTAAAAGCTGTTATCGATAGTGTCGTAAGTGGTAGTGATTTTGGTGGTTTCTTGAACCTTCTTTCAGGTGGAGCACTCGCAAGTTTCTCTATAGTACTTGTTGGTATGAGTCCTTTTATTACAGCTTCAATTATTACGCAGCTTCTTACAAAAGCAATTCCAAAACTTGAAGAGCTTCATAAAGATGGTGAATCTGGTCGCCGTAAGATTAACCAATGGACACGTATGATAAGTGTTCCGCTCGCTATCGTACAGTCAATTGCTTTTATATATATTCTTCGTCAGACGACGCTTGCGGGGAATACGACAGCCCTAGGTGACCCAACTGCTATTGAGTGGATTGTTGCCGTCGGTGCGATGACAGCAGGATCTGTCCTTCTTATGTGGCTCGGTGAGCTCATTACTGAACAGGGAATTGGTAACGGTATCAGTCTTGTAATCTTTGCCGGTATTATTAGTCAACTCCCAACGACTCTATCAACTATTATCACTTCACTCTTTGACACAAGTAGCGGCGGGCTGAGCGTATTTGGATGGTTTACTGTACCAGTCAATCCATTGGCCTTTTATGTGACCCTGGGAGTGGCTCTGGTGTCATTAATGGTTCTGTATATACTCGTCAAAATAAATGAAGCACAGCGCATTATAACTATCAATTACGCAAAACGTGTTCAAGGCAATAGTAGTTACGGTGGCGTTAAGAGCATCCTACCAGTAAAACTTATTGCTGCGGGTGTTATTCCAGTTATCTTTGCAGTTGCATTCTTATCGCTTCCAGCATTCGCAGGGCAAGTGATAAAAGCGACAGGTAACGCAAACTACCTTGGACTTGCAAATAATCTTATCACTTGGTTCCAAGCGCCACAGCCAGGTGCATTTACAGGAGACACTCTCAGCGCACTTATCTATCCAGCAAGTTACTTCGTTCTCGTTATATTGTTTACCTACTTCTATACAGGTATTGTATTTAACGCAAACGAGATTGCAGAGAACCTTCAGAAACAAGGTGGATTTGTTGAAGGAGTGCGTCCAGGCATACAAACCGAGAAGTATCTTTCACAAACCGTAAATCGACTTGTTCTTTTCGGTTCAATCATGCTAGGTATTATTGCTGTCATGCCGTTTGGTGCTGAATACATCTTTGCGCAGCTAGGTATCAATGCGAGTAACCTTGCTATTGGTGGTACTGGACTTCTCATCGTTGTATCAGTTGGTCTTGAATCACTACGTCAGATCAATTCACGCGCCCTCATGGTCACATACGACGATTACAAATAGAGACATGCTGCTCATGATTGTGTAATGGCTGCTAGGTTAGTATAACTAGTACTGACCTAGTAGTTTGGAAGCAGTAAAACGACCGTTTTGCCATCCAGGTGAACGGCGTTTTTTGACAGAGAAGGATAATCATGTTTGATATCGATGAAGGTCTGGCTGAGTACAAAGGTGCACTCGATGTACTAGAGGCCGTAAGGAGCACTATGCCAGTCTGCCGTCCTGCTAATCGCGGGAAGAGCGATAAACAGCTGGATGCGTGGCAGAGCACCATGACAACCGTATATAACAATGCTCGGCAGGCTATGGTTACGTACGTCGTAGCTCTACTGCATGGGCACGCAGCCCGACTCCGTGAGTTCGAGCTGTTCATCGTCGGCACCAAACTCACTGACTGTCTCGAACAAAATGCAATCAGCGAGCTCCTTGTCCAAGTATTCAACTTGGGCGAAGGTAACGGCATTGGCTGGCTGGAGAAGGCCGTAACAGGGGAAATGGGAACTAACGAGTACATGCCGCCCCTAAGGGCAGAATTCACTGTGGTCAATCAGAGGATCAACATAGTGCTCGTCGATATGCGTGATCAAGAGCTGAGCCTCAAACTGCGGCTAGATGGCTGCGGAGTACTCTTCTGAGTGTCAACCTCATTTCAAAACTAGTTATAGGATGAGGCGAGTCGGTTCATTCCTTCTCTGTCCTCATCTCCATGCCGTGAAAATTTCTTCACGTAATAGAGATGAGTTACAAAAAGCGTTGACGCATGAGTAATATGCGTTACAATAAAAATATCAAATACATCTTCGCTGCATAACGGCGCGACGGTATTTCAAAATTGTCTTTACGCACGCTGCGTTTTACTGTATAATCTACTACTGTAACTTATGGCTAATCAAAAGGAAGTAATTAAATTGCAAGGTAAGGTGGTGGAAGCACTGCCTAATACTCAATTTAAAGTCGAACTAGAGAATGGTCATAGTATTATTGCCCATATTTCAGGTAAAATGCGAAAGCATTATATCCGACTTGTTCCCGGCGATAAGGTGGAAGTTGAGTTGACCCCTTACGATCTTACTAAGGGCAGAATCAGCTTTCGCATGAGAGATTAATTAACGTAATAGGGAGTTTTTGAACGCTTATGAAAGTTCGTGCAAGTGTAAAAAAAATCAGTCCCGATGATCAGTTAGTTCGCCGTAAAGGTGTCCTCCGCATCATCAATAAGAAAAAACCTAAGAATAAGCAAAGGCAGGGTTAAGCATGGCTCGAATTGCAGGGGTAGTAATCCCTTCAGAAAAGCAAGTGCAGATCGCGTTGACATATGTCTACGGTATCGGTCCACACTTCGCATCGACCATCCTTGCGGCGGCAAAAGTTGAGCCGACCACTCGGGTGAAAGATCTCACCGAGGCTGAAGAACAACGACTTCGCGAAATAATCGATGCAGATTATACCGTGGAAGGCGACTTACAGCGTCAGGTAACAAATAATATCAAGCGCCTTAAAGATGTTGGCTCGTACCGGGGACTCCGCCATAAAAGCGGACTTCCAGTACACGGACAGCGTACTCGAACGAATGCACGAACTCGTAAGGGTAAAGCTATCGCAGTCGGCGGCACACAAAAGAAAGCAGCGTCTAAGACGTAGAAAGGAATCGATATATGGCTGAAGCAACTAAAACGACAACTCGTAAAAAGCAGCGCCGATCAGTTCCTTCTGGTCAGCTGCACATTCAGGCAACGTTCAATAATACTATTGTGACGTTTACTGATAAAAAAGGTAATGTACTTGCCAGCAGTAGTGCTGGTGCATGTGGATTCCGTGGAAGCAAAAAAGGCACAGCCTACGCTTCACAGGTCGCAGCTGAAAAAGCTGCGGAAAATGTGAAATCACTTCATAATATGTCAGCCGTTGACGTTTTCGTCAAAGGTGTTGGTCTTGGTCGTGATGCCGCTATCCGCGCAATGAGTTCATTTGAAATTTCTGTTGATAGTATCAAAGATGTGACTGGCGTACCTCACGGTGGCGTTCGTCCACGTAAGGCAAGGAGGGCGTAATGGCACGAGATCGAAGCCCAATCGTCAAACAGAGCCGCCGCGAAGGATATGCACTACATCCTAAGGCGCACAAAATTATGGCTAAAAAATCTGGTATTCCAGGTCAGCACGGCGGTGGTCGTCAAGGTAAAGCAAGTCTTTACTCGACACAACTACGTGAAAAGCAAAAAGTTAGACGAACCTACGGTTTGCTAGAAAAACAGTTTGCTAGACTTATGGATGAGGCAAGTCGTCGTGACGGCCTTGCAGGTGAGAACT carries:
- the rpsN gene encoding 30S ribosomal protein S14, whose protein sequence is MAKKSAVARDEKRKKMILKFAAKRAELKELGDLEGLQKLPLNSSPSRWKNRDILHGRPRGYMRRFGLNRINFREKASKGEIPGITKSSW
- the rpsH gene encoding 30S ribosomal protein S8, giving the protein MSLQSTDPIADLLTRIRNAVMVGKNEVRVPASKLKLVVATQLKKNKYLTDVKVEAGKPRDTIVITINKTGENSTINEITRLSKPGRRVYVAADDIPRVKSGRGLVLISTSKGVITGHEARKLRLGGELLLKVY
- the rplF gene encoding 50S ribosomal protein L6, producing the protein MSRIGKLPIDVPAGVTITVDSDVISVKGPKGELTVPHLSDVTVTLDGTQATVTRKDDERIAKAQHGLQRALLNNAVDGVTKGFEKKLEVNGVGFRINGGGQAIEMTLGFSHPVKYTAPTGILLTVEKMSITVSGIDKQAVGQVAAEIRSLKKPEPYKGKGIKYADEVVLRKAGKTGK
- the rplR gene encoding 50S ribosomal protein L18, which codes for MNQLAKKLLNKSLRKNRVRAKVNGTAERPRLTVTISTKHVSAQLIDDVAQQTLAASTTVGTKQTGSLSEQASFVGTDIAKKAKKAKITTVVFDRNGRQYAGRLHALADAARKEGLEF
- the rpsE gene encoding 30S ribosomal protein S5, whose translation is MAEQQTTAAPARAPRPPRRDNRRDQTPAEPKQFEELVINIDRVARVVKGGRRFRFKALVVVGDRKNKVGVGVAKGADVQSAIAKATDVAKKHLITVPIKNETIPHDVEIRFSGAQVLLKPAAPGTGIIAGGVVRSIIGVTGIRNMLSKSLGSTNKVNIAYATIDALKSLVPRDEWLNAPKKKVVAKKAAADTSDEAAAEEKK
- the rplO gene encoding 50S ribosomal protein L15, yielding MKYHELQITPIKNKKRVGRGIAAGQGKTAGRGTKGQGARTGKKLPTMFQGGQRPLVQAVPKARGFKSKRTPAQVVYLDHLNAFKGKTVDNALLFAEGLIATPFQAVKVIVRGELTEKVTLHVSGASKTVQAAIVKAGGTYVKTATPLKKSTKEAEKEDK
- the secY gene encoding preprotein translocase subunit SecY; this encodes MNWKTIFRSFKNKDMQKRLVIVIGIIIAYRFLAHIPVPLAEPTKLKAVIDSVVSGSDFGGFLNLLSGGALASFSIVLVGMSPFITASIITQLLTKAIPKLEELHKDGESGRRKINQWTRMISVPLAIVQSIAFIYILRQTTLAGNTTALGDPTAIEWIVAVGAMTAGSVLLMWLGELITEQGIGNGISLVIFAGIISQLPTTLSTIITSLFDTSSGGLSVFGWFTVPVNPLAFYVTLGVALVSLMVLYILVKINEAQRIITINYAKRVQGNSSYGGVKSILPVKLIAAGVIPVIFAVAFLSLPAFAGQVIKATGNANYLGLANNLITWFQAPQPGAFTGDTLSALIYPASYFVLVILFTYFYTGIVFNANEIAENLQKQGGFVEGVRPGIQTEKYLSQTVNRLVLFGSIMLGIIAVMPFGAEYIFAQLGINASNLAIGGTGLLIVVSVGLESLRQINSRALMVTYDDYK
- the infA gene encoding translation initiation factor IF-1 encodes the protein MANQKEVIKLQGKVVEALPNTQFKVELENGHSIIAHISGKMRKHYIRLVPGDKVEVELTPYDLTKGRISFRMRD
- the rpmJ gene encoding 50S ribosomal protein L36 gives rise to the protein MKVRASVKKISPDDQLVRRKGVLRIINKKKPKNKQRQG
- the rpsM gene encoding 30S ribosomal protein S13, with amino-acid sequence MARIAGVVIPSEKQVQIALTYVYGIGPHFASTILAAAKVEPTTRVKDLTEAEEQRLREIIDADYTVEGDLQRQVTNNIKRLKDVGSYRGLRHKSGLPVHGQRTRTNARTRKGKAIAVGGTQKKAASKT
- the rpsK gene encoding 30S ribosomal protein S11; protein product: MAEATKTTTRKKQRRSVPSGQLHIQATFNNTIVTFTDKKGNVLASSSAGACGFRGSKKGTAYASQVAAEKAAENVKSLHNMSAVDVFVKGVGLGRDAAIRAMSSFEISVDSIKDVTGVPHGGVRPRKARRA